A portion of the Rhinolophus sinicus isolate RSC01 linkage group LG03, ASM3656204v1, whole genome shotgun sequence genome contains these proteins:
- the ZNF394 gene encoding zinc finger protein 394 isoform X2: MSSLFTASQGSDAEAGAWRVAGGARVAAPPLRDGLLIVKVEEDSAGGRESDTPGDCQDSETCRQHFRQFCYQEVSGPEEALSRLRELCRRWLRPEMHSKEQILELLVLEQFLTILPAELQACVRKHCPDSAEEAAAVVRAFQRALGATSPQGLVKVKDAAVSLTWEDWEHLDAVQRDFYRESTLKDYGNTVPPGMASKAKGQTMREDEILADLCADELSDVPVEANEESSESENDSDFPVRSKRRKIHSFIISDSESSENSDDEEIDSEVSNTWKKRDIKVSLEKFEGTPGVQIRPNHFDSISEVVELFLGDDFFQIMCDESNRYYSQNKDKYKLSSKSGKWSDITVPELKKFLSIIILMGQVRKTSLKEYWSTDPFISTPIFWQLMSRNRFEYIWKAWHFNNNDLYSNTTVDRLFKIRPVLDYIVEKFQTVYKPKQELSLHEAMIPWRGKLKFRTYNPAKIVKYGLLVRMLCESESGYISNLEVYAAEGKKLEETILSVLKPSLGQWHHVYQDNYYNSKNSRISSCHKNKSLWHN, encoded by the exons ATGAGTTCGCTCTTCACCGCAAGTCAAGGCAGCGACGCTGAGGCGGGGGCCTGGAGGGTGGCTGGGGGGGCCAGGGTCGCCGCGCCGCCCCTGCGTGATGGACTTTTGATAGTTAAAGTGGAGGAAGACTCAGCCGGAGGTCGGGAGTCCGACACACCAGGGGACTGTCAGGATTCCGAAACTTGTCGCCAACATTTTAGGCAGTTCTGTTACCAGGAAGTGTCGGGACCCGAAGAGGCGCTTAGCCGGCTCAGGGAACTTTGTCGCCGGTGGCTGAGGCCTGAGATGCACTCGAAGGAGCAGATCCTGGAGCTCTTGGTGCTGGAGCAGTTCCTCACCATCCTGCCCGCCGAGCTCCAGGCCTGCGTGCGGAAGCACTGCCCCGACAGCGCGGAGGAGGCTGCAGCGGTAGTGCGGGCGTTTCAGAGAGCGCTGGGTGCGACCTCACCCCAG GGTTTGGTGAAAGTCAAGGATGCGGCTGTGTCTCTCACCTGGGAGGACTGGGAGCATCTGGACGCAGTGCAGAGGGACTTCTACAGGGAGAGCACACTGAAGGATTATGGGAACACAGTCCCGCCAG GTATGGCTTCGAAAGCTAAAGGTCAAACAATGAGAGAAGATGAAATTTTAGCAGATTTGTGTGCTGATGAATTATCCGATGTACCTGTTGAGGCCAATGAAGAGAGCAGTGAGAGTGAAAATGACAGCGACTTTCCAGTTaggagtaaaagaagaaaaattcattctttcataatTAGCGACAGTGAGTCTTCGGAAAATAGTGACGATGAAGAAATTGACAGTGAAGTTTCCAATACATGGAAAAAACGAGATATAAAAGTTAGTTTGGAGAAATTTGAAGGTACACCTGGTGTACAAATCAGGCCTAATCATTTTGATAGTATCTCTGAAGTCGTGGAACTTTTTCTCGGTGATGACTTTTTCCAAATCATGTGCGATGAGTCCAACCGGTACTACAGTCAGaacaaagataaatacaaattatctTCTAAGTCTGGAAAATGGTCCGACATTACTGTTCCTGAATTGAAGAAGTTCCTCTCTATAATAATCCTCATGGGGCAAGTAAGGAAAACGTCATTGAAAGAATATTGGAGTACTGATCCTTTTATTTCAACACCTATATTCTGGCAATTGATGTCTAGAAACAGATTTGAATATATATGGAAAGCATGGCATTTCAACAACAACGATTTGTATTCAAACACAACAGTAGACAGGCTATTCAAAATCAGACCAGTGTTGGACTATATTGTAGAAAAATTTCAGACAGTTTATAAACCAAAACAAGAATTATCCCTACATGAGGCAATGATTCCTTGGAGAGGAAAACTGAAATTCCGCACATACAACCCAGCAAAGATAGTGAAATATGGACTGCTTGTTCGCATGTTATGCGAAAGTGAATCTGGCTACATTTCAAACTTGGAGGTTTATGCAGCTGAGGGTAAAAAACTTGAAGAAACTATCCTATCAGTTTTGAAACCTAGCCTTGGCCAGTGGCATCACGTTTACCAGGACAATTATTATAACAGTAAAAATAGCAGAATCTCTTCTTGCCACAAAAACAAGAGTCTGTGGCACAATTAG